In Leptolyngbya sp. SIO1E4, one DNA window encodes the following:
- the urtA gene encoding urea ABC transporter substrate-binding protein: MTSQFGRRRFLLYGSATLGTALLLKACGTPSDTATTEPAEGEGGEDVAASAGDDGETITVGILHSSSGTMAISETTVIDAELLAIKEINEAGGVLGRTIVPVQEDGASDWPTFAEKAEKLIDQDQVAVVFGCWTSASRKAVLPVFESKDHMLWYPVQYEGQECSKNIFYTGAAPNQQIEPAVDWLLENKGQDFFLVGSDYVFPRTANTIIKEQLAAKGGNTVGEDYLPLGNTEVTPIITKIRAALPDGGVIFNSLNGDSNVAFFKQMQGAGLTPDKYPVMSVSIAEEEVRQIGKDFLIGHYAAWNYFQTVETPENEKWVADFKAEYGDDRVTNDPMEAAYIMVYLWKQAVEQAGSTDISAVREAAYGQTFQAPEGLVTMNPNHHISKTVRIGQVRDDGLFDIVSETDGPVDPEPWNQYVPETQGLGCDWSDPEKGEQYELEGA, from the coding sequence ATGACATCTCAATTTGGAAGGCGACGGTTTTTGCTGTACGGATCCGCCACGCTGGGTACAGCCTTGCTGTTAAAAGCTTGTGGTACTCCCTCTGATACAGCAACAACAGAACCTGCTGAAGGGGAAGGCGGCGAGGACGTTGCGGCCTCTGCGGGGGACGACGGTGAAACCATCACAGTCGGAATTCTCCATTCTTCGAGCGGCACCATGGCCATTAGCGAAACCACGGTCATTGATGCCGAGCTGCTGGCCATTAAAGAAATTAATGAAGCGGGTGGAGTGCTCGGGAGAACAATTGTGCCCGTTCAAGAAGACGGCGCTTCTGACTGGCCCACTTTTGCCGAGAAAGCAGAAAAGCTCATCGATCAAGACCAAGTTGCAGTTGTCTTTGGTTGCTGGACCTCTGCGAGTCGCAAGGCGGTCTTGCCCGTGTTTGAATCAAAAGACCACATGTTGTGGTATCCGGTGCAGTACGAAGGGCAAGAATGTTCCAAGAACATCTTCTATACCGGAGCTGCTCCTAACCAGCAGATTGAACCCGCGGTAGATTGGCTGTTAGAAAATAAGGGTCAAGACTTCTTCCTCGTCGGGTCTGACTATGTCTTCCCTCGGACGGCTAACACCATTATCAAAGAGCAGTTAGCTGCTAAAGGCGGCAACACCGTTGGCGAAGACTATTTGCCGTTGGGCAACACTGAAGTAACGCCTATTATCACTAAAATTAGGGCCGCACTACCGGATGGCGGCGTTATCTTCAATAGCCTGAATGGTGATAGCAACGTGGCCTTCTTTAAACAGATGCAAGGGGCTGGTCTCACCCCTGACAAGTATCCAGTGATGTCTGTCAGCATCGCTGAAGAAGAAGTCCGCCAGATTGGGAAAGACTTCCTTATCGGTCACTATGCGGCTTGGAACTATTTCCAGACGGTAGAAACTCCCGAAAACGAAAAGTGGGTGGCTGACTTTAAGGCTGAGTATGGGGACGATCGCGTCACCAATGACCCCATGGAAGCTGCTTACATCATGGTTTATCTCTGGAAGCAGGCTGTTGAACAGGCCGGTAGCACTGACATCTCAGCAGTCCGCGAAGCTGCCTATGGTCAGACCTTCCAGGCACCAGAAGGGTTGGTGACGATGAATCCAAACCACCACATCTCTAAGACTGTGCGGATCGGACAGGTTCGGGATGATGGCCTCTTTGATATTGTGTCTGAGACGGATGGCCCGGTTGATCCAGAACCCTGGAACCAGTACGTGCCTGAAACCCAGGGGCTGGGCTGTGACTGGTCTGATCCTGAAAAGGGTGAACAGTATGAGCTTGAGGGTGCATAG
- the ureG gene encoding urease accessory protein UreG: protein MAKPFRVGVAGPVGSGKTALIEALCKAMREEYELAVVTNDIYTQEDAQFLVRNEALAGNRIIGVETGGCPHSAIRDDASINLDAIDTLVQQFSPDIVFVESGGDNLAATFSPELVEMTLYVIDVAAGDKIPRKGGPGIMRSDLLVINKVDLAPHVGADLAVMQRDAQKMRGDRPFIFTNLKTREGLNTIIDLIRHQYKLGPSPAVAVAAAEFAHAHTHPH from the coding sequence GTGGCAAAACCCTTTCGAGTTGGGGTGGCAGGCCCCGTCGGCTCTGGCAAAACAGCGCTGATTGAGGCACTCTGCAAGGCCATGCGTGAAGAGTACGAGCTGGCCGTCGTCACCAATGACATTTATACCCAAGAAGACGCTCAATTTTTAGTCCGAAATGAAGCCCTGGCCGGTAACCGCATCATTGGGGTCGAAACCGGAGGCTGTCCTCATTCCGCCATCCGTGACGATGCCTCTATCAACCTGGATGCGATCGACACTTTGGTGCAGCAGTTTTCCCCCGATATTGTGTTTGTCGAAAGTGGGGGCGATAACCTGGCAGCGACCTTTAGCCCAGAGCTGGTGGAAATGACCCTCTATGTCATTGATGTGGCCGCTGGCGATAAAATTCCTCGCAAAGGTGGCCCCGGCATCATGCGATCAGACTTGCTGGTGATTAACAAGGTGGATCTGGCTCCCCACGTTGGGGCTGATCTGGCTGTGATGCAGCGAGATGCCCAGAAAATGCGCGGCGATCGCCCCTTCATCTTTACCAATCTCAAAACCCGTGAAGGCTTAAATACCATCATCGATCTGATTCGGCATCAATATAAGCTTGGCCCCAGCCCCGCCGTGGCCGTGGCTGCAGCAGAGTTTGCCCATGCCCATACACACCCCCACTAA